Proteins from a genomic interval of Osmia bicornis bicornis chromosome 11, iOsmBic2.1, whole genome shotgun sequence:
- the LOC114879190 gene encoding LOW QUALITY PROTEIN: DENN domain-containing protein 1B (The sequence of the model RefSeq protein was modified relative to this genomic sequence to represent the inferred CDS: inserted 7 bases in 7 codons; deleted 10 bases in 9 codons; substituted 3 bases at 3 genomic stop codons), protein MDSRLRDNVQHLFECFCEIAAPLGERPPWILQKYPTSFSDXEILKSVPKFAYPCEIENLLVQHFSFVFTSSKWTFGFCRHDPKTDTALVILSALPWHEYFTSXLLNNIATLMSTGTGEDLWKFLETVYRSSVPIPGSSISIPVPNSKVNFVCQSPKQFQLPSIPENRNLTEYYSAVDAXNMMIVXASMLYERRIIFTSKRLSRLSACVQACNALYIRXLATYILPVLPLFLIDYLLAPMPFLIGVPAPTLQRVRKGDLEEVVILDADNNTIESPFXDLESLPQDVVRDNLKRALRNRPALLPPPGDGVSRAFLRALVPLTAGYRDALTLEQDKVLLLIEMHLXKSRPPSMQPFVREMLQLQIFSRFIEERLNMLNSGLXFSDEFEMEACSYSAKSGSKFMQQYREWTYTMRKESSAFFRSVKDKANPAVKYAVKSVKDKGKDMKTAYKGLKWKGRSNRNETGMRFYQPRSAPSSPTVDRRPIDFTSPSKSPNGFTATTSYRKDLRMRNSNFTDSSRQQYSPLSPSSPEESDSPPERVNIDLMQELRHVIFPNTPPIDRTLKPVRSLDSLRPAWNGHMRHGPPPNPVVTNPIVSSSLQTISSNPHSTLISLVDQSNITFNTNDNINTRTSVNKTYPFDSLALKVNKQEKKLTNHQKSLFIMHTRVIFCMNLQNIYISYSQKTDINHCKNGLKIAQKTTEIYSFDKCLKNFNSRFHLKENDPLIQVSIIPSYLQPPIFQATNASLSVNCHVPSHAYNSTSYSAHSKVNVIIPDLIRLDSTTSSEDFDPLLSXSSEFTNSKQMTQSLHIPEMGEGLSNPLYPYFQPLHKNNDKQQKSSDNIGDLDLLQAYGLDFNKFSISNGDSPTKKSNICNTSENSINVDNTCSLTXNTPAIKSQNNWTKFE, encoded by the exons ATGGATTCCAGATTGAGG gACAATGTACAACATCTTTTCGAGTGTTTTTGTGAAATAGCTGCACCATTAGGAGAGAGG CCGCCTTGGATACTTCAAAAGTATCCTACTTCATTTTCGG GAGAAATACTTAAATCTGTTCCAAAATTTGCATACCCAtgtgaaattgaaaa TCTGTTGGTgcaacatttttcatttgtattcACTAGTTCAAAATGGACGTTTGGATTTTGTCGACACGATCCTAAAACAGATACAGCTTTAGTAATCTTAAGTGCATTACCATGGCACGAATATTTTACAAGTTA gcttttaaataatattgcaaCCTTAATGAGTACTGGCACTGGA GAAGATCTCTGGAAATTTCTTGAAACTGTGTATAGAAGTTCAGTTCCCATTCCTGGTAGTTCTATATCGATCCCTGTACCAAATTCTAAAGTG aattttgtTTGTCAAAGTCcgaaacaatttcaattaCCAAGTATACCTGAAAAT AGAAATTTGACCGAGTATTACAGTGCTGTTGATG AGAATATGATGATAG TTGCTTCTATGTTATACGAACGACGAATTATTTTCACTTCAAAACGTCTTTCAAGATTG AGCGCATGTGTTCAAGCATGCAACGCTTTATATATCCGATGATTGGCAACATATATACTACCAGTACTACCACTATTTTTAATAGATTATTTATTAGCACCAATGCCATTTTTAATCGGAGTTCCTGCTCCAACACTTCAG agaGTACGTAAAGGTGATTTAGAAGAAGTAGTAATTTTGGATGCTGATAATAATACCATCGAATCGCCAT AAGACTTGGAATCCTTACCTCAGGATGTGGTTC GTGACAACTTGAAAAGGGCATTACGTAATAGACCCGCG CTTCTCCCCCCCCCCGGTGATGGAGTGTCAAGGGCATTTCTGCGTGCATTGGTACCATTAACAGCTGGCTACAGGGACGCATTAACGCTGGAACAGGACAAAGTATTACTTTTGATCGAGATGCATTTATAGAAAAGCAGACCTCCCTCGATGCAACCTTTTGTACGAGAAATGTTGCagttacaaatattttc CAGGTTTATAGAAGAAAGACTGAATATGCTTAATTCAGGAC GGTTCTCGGATGAGTTCGAAATGGAAGCTTGTAGTTATTCCGCTAAATCTGGTAGTAAATTTATGCAGCAGTACCGGGAATGGACGTATACCATGCGAAAGGAAAGTTCCGCGTTTTTCCGCAGTGTGAAAGATAAA GCCAATCCAGCTGTAAAATATGCAGTTAAATCA GTAAAAGACAAAGGTAAAGATATGAAAACAGCATATAAAGGATTGAAATGGAAAG GTCGATCAAATAGAAACGAAACGGGTATGAGGTTTTATCAACCAAGATCTGCACCTAGTTCGCCTACAGTGGATAGAAGGCCTATTGATTTTACATCTCCTTCAAAATCACCAAATGGTTTTACAGCTACAACTAGTTATAGAAAAGATCTTCGGATGCGAAATAGCAATTTTACCGATTCAAG TAGACAACAATATTCTCCATTGAGT CCTAGCTCTCCAGAAGAATCTGATTCTCCACCAGAAAGGGTAAATATCGATCTTATGCAAGAACTTCGTCACGTGATATTTCCAAATACACCTCCTATCGATAGAACA TTGAAACCAGTGCGCAGCTTAGACAGCTTGAGACCTGCATGGAATGGA CATATGCGGCACGGTCCTCCGCCTAATCCAGTTGTCACAAATCCAATTGTATCCTCCTCTTTACAAACAATATCCTCTAATCCACATTCCACCTTAATTAGTTTGGTAGATCAGTCAAATATTACGTTTAAC ACcaatgataatattaatactcGAACTAGTGTAAATAAAACATATCCATTTGATTCTTTGGCCTTGAAAGTAAATAAACAGGAGAAGAAATTGACAAATCATCAGAAGAGTCTGTTCATAATGCACACTCGAGTAATTTTTTGCATGAATTTACAGAACATATACATCTCGTATTCGCAAAAAACGGATATAAATCATTGTAAGAATGGTTTGAAAATTGCTCAAAAAACAACTGAAATTT ATTCTTTCGACAAATgtctgaaaaatttcaattctcgCTTTCATTTGAAAGAGAATGATCCTTTGATACAAGTAAGTATTATACCTTCCTATTTGCAACCACCGATCTTTCAAGCTACAAATGCATCGTTGTCTGTTAATTGTCACGTTCCATCCCAT GCATACAATAGTACATCTTACTCTGCACATTCGAAGGTAAACGTCATAATTC CAGATTTAATTAGATTAGATTCGACTACAAGCAGCGAAGACTTCGACCCGCTACTTT AATCGTCGGAATTCACCAATTCCAAACAAATGACTCAGTCGTTACATATTCCTGAGATGGGCGAGGGTCTTAGCAATCCGCTATACCCTTACTTTCAACCATTGCACAAAAATAATGACAAGCAACAAAAATCCTCCGATAATATCGGTGATTTGGATTTGTTACAAGCCTACGGTTTggattttaacaaatttagtATAAGCAAC GGCGATTCACCGACGAAAAAGTCTAACATATGTAACACATCCGAAAACAGTATTAATGTAGATAATACGTGCAGCTTAA TGAATACACCTGCCATTAAATCACAAAATAATTGGACAAAATTCGAATAA
- the LOC114879192 gene encoding LOW QUALITY PROTEIN: ras-related protein Ral-a (The sequence of the model RefSeq protein was modified relative to this genomic sequence to represent the inferred CDS: inserted 1 base in 1 codon), producing the protein MSKKPGTTQAMHKVIMVGSGGVGKSALTLQFMYDEFVEDYEPTKADSYRKKVVLDGEEVQXDILDTAGQEDYAAIRDNYFRSGEGFLCVFSITEDDSFQATQEFREQILRVKNDENIPFLLVGNKSDLQEKRKVTLAEAQARSQQWGVPYVETSAKTKEMLIRYVFFDLMREIRSRKIEDKSASNGRGKDRANKKKKKCIFL; encoded by the exons ATGTCTAAAAAGCCAGGTACTACCCAAGCAATGCATAAGGTTATAATGGTTGGAAGTGGAGGTGTTGGAAAATCTGCCCTTACATTACAGTTTATGTACGATGAG TTTGTCGAGGATTATGAGCCTACAAAAGCAGATTCTTATAGAAAGAAAGTTGTATTAGATGGAGAAGAAGTAC TAGATATTCTAGATACTGCAGGACAAGAAGATTATGCAGCAATTAGAGATAATTATTTTAGAAGCGGAGAAGGATTTCTTTGTGTGTTTTCTATAACAGAAGATGACAGTTTTCAAGCCACTCAAGAATTTAG AGAACAGATTCTTAGGGTAAAGAATGATGAAAACATTCCATTTCTATTAGTGGGAAATAAAAGTGATTTGcaagaaaagaggaaagttACTTTAGCAGAAGCTCAAGCAAGATCACAACAATGGGGTGTACCATATGTAGAAACAAGtgcaaaaacaaaagaaatgtTGATAAGGTAT GTATTTTTCGACTTGATGCGTGAAATAAGGTCGCGCAAGATCGAGGACAAGTCAGCGAGTAACGGTCGTGGAAAGGACCGTGCtaacaagaagaaaaagaagtgCATTTTTCTATAG